Genomic segment of Trueperaceae bacterium:
CGCCGAATGACGCCCACCCTCCTCCTTCTTCAAGATGTACACAGACCCAGAAAAACCCGTATGCGGCGTGATCGAACCAGGCTTAGCCAGAACCTGACCCCGCTCGATATCATCACGACCCACACCACGCAACAACACACCCACGTTGTCACCAGCCATGCCGCTGTCGAGGGTCTTGCGGTGCATCTCCACACCCGTCACGACCGACTTGGCGGTGTCCGAGAGACCGACGATCTCGACCTCATCACCCGTCTTCACCACACCACGCTCAACCCGACCCGTCGCCACCGTCCCACGACCAGTGATCGTGAACACATCCTCCACCGGCATCAAGAACGGCTTATCCACATCACGCTCAGGCGTCGGGATGTACGAATCAACCGCATCAAGCAACTCCCAGATGCGATCCACCCACTCGTTGCTGCCACGCGCCACCTTCGGATCAGCCGTGAGAGCCTCCAGCGCCTTGAGGGCAGAGCCCTTCACCACCGGGATGTCATCACCAGGGAACTCATAGCTCGACAGCAGCTCCCGCACTTCCATCTCCACCAACTCCAGCAGCTCCTCATCATCAACCATGTCCACCTTGTTCATGAACACCACGATGTAAGGAACCCCCACCTGACGCGCCAACAAGATGTGCTCACGCGTCTGCGGCATGGGACCATCAGCCGCCGACACCACCAAGATCGCCCCGTCCATCTGCGCCGCACCCGTGATCATGTTCTTCACGTAATCAGCGTGACCAGGACAATCCACGTGACTGTAATGCCGCGCCTGCGTCTGATACTCCACATGCGACGTGTTGATCGTGATACCCCGCGCCTTCTCCTCCGGCGCCTTATCGATCTGGTCATACGACTGCGTCGTCGCCGTCGGATCAGCCGTCGCAGCCGTAAACGTGATCGCCGCCGTCAACGTCGTCTTGCCATGATCAACATGACCAATCGTCCCAACATTCACATGCGGCTTCGTACGCTCGAAAACACCCTTAGCCATCTTCAGTAACTCCCTAAACCGTTAGTCGCTCGAGCCGATGCGCTCAGCGCTTGACGAGCTCTTCCTGGATGCTGCGCGGGACCGGCTCGTAGTGGTCCAGCATCATCGTGAACACCGCGCGACCCTGCGTCAGGGAGCGCAGGTCCGTCGCGTAACCGAACATCTCGGCCAGCGGCACGTTCGCCACAACGACCTGGGCGTTGGCCCTGGGTTCCATGCCCTGGATCTGACCGCGGCGCGAGTTGAGGCTGCCGATGACGTCGCCCATGTACTGGTCGGGCGTGACGACCTCGACGCGCATGATCGGCTCGAGGATCGTGGCATCGCCCTTGGCCATGGCCTCGCGGACCGCCATGGACGCGGCGATCTTGAAGGACATCTCGGACGAGTCCACCTCGTGGTAGGAGCCGTCGTAGAGGATGACCTTGAGGTCGACGATCGGGAACCCGAGGAGCGGTCCGGACTGGAGCGCCTCCTGGGTGCCCTTCTGGACGGCGGGGATGAAGTCCTTGGGCACCGTGCCGCCCACGACGGCGTTCTCGAACACGAATCCGCTGCCGCGCGGGAGGGGCTCGGCCTTGATCTTGACGTGGCCGTACTGACCGCGACCGCCCGTCTGCCTGACGAACTTGCCCTCGACGTCGACCGGCTTCATGATTGTCTCGCGGTAGGCGACCTGCGGGGCGCCGACGTTTGCGTTGACGTGGAACTCGCGCTTGAGGCGGTCCACGATGATCTCCAGGTGGAGCTCACCCATGCCCGAGATCTTGGTCTGGCCGGTCTCGGGGTCGGTCTCGACGCGGAAGGTGGGGTCCTCTTCCGATAGCTTGATGAGGCCGTTGCTCAGCTTGTCCTGGTCGGCCTTCGAGGCGGGCTCGATGGCGACCGTGATGACCGGCTCGGGCACCTCGATGGACTCGAGCAGGATGGGGTGATCCGGGTCGGTGAGCGAGTCGCCGGTCGTCGTGTCCTTGAGACCGATGACGGCACCAAGCTCGCCGGCCTCGATGCGCTCGATCTCCTCGCGGTGGTTGGCGTGCATCTTGAGGAGGCGACCGATGCGCTCGCGCTTGCCCTTGCTGGCGTTGTAGACGTACGTGCCTGCGACCAGGGCGCCCGAGTAGACGCGCACGAAGACCAGACGGCCGACGTAAGGGTCGGAGGCGACCTTGAAGGCGAGGGCGGACGTGGGGGCGTCCACGTCGGAGGGACGCTGCGACGGCTCGCCGTCCGGCGTCACGCCCTTGACGGGCGGGACGTCGAGCGGGCTGGGCAGGTAGTAGCTCACCGCGTCGAGGAGCCGCTGGACGCCCTTGTTCTTGAGGGCGGAGCCGCACAGCACCGGGAAGAGCTTGAGAGCCACGGTGGCGCGGCGGATGGCGGCACGCAGGGCGTCGGGTTCGATCTCCTCGCCCTCGAGGTAGAGCATCGCGATGTCGTCGTCGGCGTCGGCGAGGGTCTCCACGAGCTTGGCTCGCTTCTCCTCCGCCAGGGCCTTGAGGTCGTCGGGGATTTCGGTGACATCGATGTCGACGCCGATATCGTCGTTGTAGTAGACGGCCTTCATCTCGACGAGGTCGATGAGGCCCTTGAAGGAGTCCTCGGCGCCGATGGGCCACTGGACTGCAAGTCCTGTCGCGCCCAGCCGCTCCTTGAGGGACTTGAGCACCAGGTCGAAGCTGGCGCCGGTCTTGTCCATCTTGTTCGCGAAGGCGACGCGGGGGACGTGGTACTTGTCCGCCTGCCGCCACACGGTCTCGCTCTGGGGCTCGACGCCCTGGCTGGAGTCGAACACGGCCACGGCGCCGTCGAGGACGCGCATCGAGCGCTCGACCTCCATGGTGAAGTCCACGTGGCCGGGGTGTCGATGATGTTGATGCGCGTGTCGTGCCAGAAGCACTGGGTCACGGCCGAGGTGATCGTGATCCCGCGCTCGCGCTCCTGCTCCATCCAGTCCATCTGGGCGGCGCCCTCGTGGGTCTCGCCGACCTTGTGGATGCGGCCGGTGAAGAACAGGATGCGCTCCGTCAGCGTCGTCTTGCCCGCGTCGATGTGGGCGGCGATGCCGATGTTGCGGGTCTTGCCCAGGTCTGTCTTGGTCGCGATAGTCATGGCTTTCCCGTCGCTACTGGCGGCCGGAGGTCACCAGCGGTAGTGGGCGTAGGCGCGGTTCGCCTCCGCCATCCGCTCGACGTCCTCCTTCTTCTTCACGGCGCCGCCACGGCCGGCGGCGGCGTCGATGAGCTCGCCGGCCACGCGCTCGACCGCCGTCCGCTCGGGACGGGCGTCGCACGCCGCGACGAGCCACCGCAGCGCCAGCGACTGGGCGCGGCGCGGGATGACCTCGACGGGCACCTGGTAGGTGGAGCCGCCGACGCGGCGGCTGCGCACCTCGATGCGCGGGCGGATGTTGTCGAGGGCCTGGCGCACGACCTTGAGCGGCTCCTGGCCCGTCCGCTCCTGGATCAGGCGGCAGGCGCCGTAGAAGATGCGGCTGGCGAGGTTCTTCTTGCCGTCGCGCATCAGCTTGTTGATGAGCGCGGTGACGGTCGTGTCGGAGTAGACGAGGTCGGGCTGGAGCTTGCGGACCTCGGCGCGTCTGCGGCGTCCCACGGTTACCTCGCCCCGTCCTTCGGCTTCTTGGTGCCGTACTTCGAGCGGCCCTTGTTGCGCTGCACGTAGCGGCCGATGCCGACGCCCTGGGCGTCGAGCGCGCCGCGCACGATGTGGTAGCGGACGCCGGGGAGGTCCTTCACGCGTCCGCCGCGGATGAGGACGACCGAGTGCTCCTGGAGGTTGTGCTTCTCGCCGGGGATGTAGGCGGTGACCTCCTGGCCCCCGGAGAGGCGCACGCGGGCGATCTTCCTCAGCGCCGAGTTCGGCTTCTTCGGCGTCTGGGTCTTGACGGCCGTGCACACGCCACGGCGCTGCGGCGAGCCCTTCAGCGCGGGCGTCTTGCTCTTCTTCTCGATCTTCCTGCGCCCCTTGCGCAGCAGCTGGTTAACCGTCGGCAGAACGATCACTCCCTCTTTCTTCCCCACGCAGCCCGCGCGGAGCTCGTCGGCTCGAGGCCTCACGCCTCGCGATCTACGCGTTGCAACCGCCGCTGCGGCGGCCTGATTGCACTCACGACGAACCGTCCCCCGGACCCAGCGCTGCGGGCCAGGGGGCGACCAAACCGAGCAAGTATAGAGGCCCGTCCCTGCTGCACGCAAGCCCCGCGCTACAGAGGGGCGGCGGAGGTGAGGGCCGGGTGCGCCGCTGCTCTCATGCCCGCGGCCTAGCGTGGTTCGTGGCCGCGGCGGCGCGCACGGAGCGCGGCGCGGCCGCGCGGAGGCGAGCGAGGATGAGCGCGGAG
This window contains:
- the fusA gene encoding elongation factor G — protein: MDFTMEVERSMRVLDGAVAVFDSSQGVEPQSETVWRQADKYHVPRVAFANKMDKTGASFDLVLKSLKERLGATGLAVQWPIGAEDSFKGLIDLVEMKAVYYNDDIGVDIDVTEIPDDLKALAEEKRAKLVETLADADDDIAMLYLEGEEIEPDALRAAIRRATVALKLFPVLCGSALKNKGVQRLLDAVSYYLPSPLDVPPVKGVTPDGEPSQRPSDVDAPTSALAFKVASDPYVGRLVFVRVYSGALVAGTYVYNASKGKRERIGRLLKMHANHREEIERIEAGELGAVIGLKDTTTGDSLTDPDHPILLESIEVPEPVITVAIEPASKADQDKLSNGLIKLSEEDPTFRVETDPETGQTKISGMGELHLEIIVDRLKREFHVNANVGAPQVAYRETIMKPVDVEGKFVRQTGGRGQYGHVKIKAEPLPRGSGFVFENAVVGGTVPKDFIPAVQKGTQEALQSGPLLGFPIVDLKVILYDGSYHEVDSSEMSFKIAASMAVREAMAKGDATILEPIMRVEVVTPDQYMGDVIGSLNSRRGQIQGMEPRANAQVVVANVPLAEMFGYATDLRSLTQGRAVFTMMLDHYEPVPRSIQEELVKR
- the rpsL gene encoding 30S ribosomal protein S12, coding for MPTVNQLLRKGRRKIEKKSKTPALKGSPQRRGVCTAVKTQTPKKPNSALRKIARVRLSGGQEVTAYIPGEKHNLQEHSVVLIRGGRVKDLPGVRYHIVRGALDAQGVGIGRYVQRNKGRSKYGTKKPKDGAR
- the rpsG gene encoding 30S ribosomal protein S7, coding for MGRRRRAEVRKLQPDLVYSDTTVTALINKLMRDGKKNLASRIFYGACRLIQERTGQEPLKVVRQALDNIRPRIEVRSRRVGGSTYQVPVEVIPRRAQSLALRWLVAACDARPERTAVERVAGELIDAAAGRGGAVKKKEDVERMAEANRAYAHYRW
- the tuf gene encoding elongation factor Tu — protein: MAKGVFERTKPHVNVGTIGHVDHGKTTLTAAITFTAATADPTATTQSYDQIDKAPEEKARGITINTSHVEYQTQARHYSHVDCPGHADYVKNMITGAAQMDGAILVVSAADGPMPQTREHILLARQVGVPYIVVFMNKVDMVDDEELLELVEMEVRELLSSYEFPGDDIPVVKGSALKALEALTADPKVARGSNEWVDRIWELLDAVDSYIPTPERDVDKPFLMPVEDVFTITGRGTVATGRVERGVVKTGDEVEIVGLSDTAKSVVTGVEMHRKTLDSGMAGDNVGVLLRGVGRDDIERGQVLAKPGSITPHTGFSGSVYILKKEEGGRHSA